A region of Paenibacillus sp. JNUCC-31 DNA encodes the following proteins:
- a CDS encoding DNA and RNA helicase: MFTYSYPHFNKGRILKTSMLEGLRDFPRDFIELYYRGYADGILAGAEVDVFPDKLVVAPGMVLYKGRLYMLTEPMELAYQATGRVNVLKLRFTAEETVSDMTISHSELLLDEETTCTSRELELARFKLKEGARLRRDYQTFADLATEFNTLHVIHVPYAAEGASTLSPVVMKDYAERLLRTGTSDPQDLVFAMMCLNEGTVARSVILHHIASRLGLEYREYDNAQIHRYLDRILANAGRGTGRSGMPVGGPHRMIVD; encoded by the coding sequence ATGTTCACATATTCGTATCCGCATTTTAACAAGGGAAGAATTCTGAAAACATCCATGTTGGAGGGACTACGTGATTTCCCCAGAGACTTCATCGAACTGTACTATCGCGGTTATGCAGATGGCATTCTTGCAGGTGCAGAGGTAGACGTGTTCCCGGACAAATTGGTCGTCGCTCCTGGGATGGTGCTGTATAAAGGAAGGCTTTATATGCTGACAGAGCCTATGGAACTGGCATACCAAGCTACGGGAAGGGTCAATGTGCTGAAGCTTCGGTTTACCGCGGAGGAGACCGTGAGTGACATGACGATAAGCCATTCGGAACTGCTCTTGGATGAAGAGACAACGTGCACATCGAGAGAGTTGGAGCTGGCTCGATTCAAGCTGAAGGAAGGGGCGCGGCTGCGGCGGGACTATCAGACCTTTGCCGACTTGGCAACGGAGTTCAATACGCTGCATGTCATTCATGTTCCTTATGCAGCCGAGGGAGCAAGCACCTTATCTCCGGTTGTCATGAAGGATTATGCCGAGAGGTTGCTTCGAACGGGGACCTCTGATCCCCAGGATCTGGTCTTCGCCATGATGTGTCTCAATGAAGGAACGGTTGCACGTAGCGTCATTTTGCATCACATTGCCAGTCGATTGGGACTGGAGTACAGAGAATACGATAATGCGCAGATTCATCGATATCTGGATCGTATACTGGCGAATGCAGGTCGGGGAACGGGACGTTCGGGTATGCCGGTGGGTGGACCACATCGTATGATTGTGGATTGA
- a CDS encoding molecular chaperone — MNGYSYRLYPDATSRERSRGTMRYTREELMDMTTFQLRNICYKERLIEGLGPRTEREELIRIILKFLGADDVLWIDQSVEGGFERIQKAISRHMTAPMSSDGGISVPARLILYEGLNVDKLDRYVVTAPGGLTESNVLLVNESMELCGIFNLVKDDSVSGTFYLTAGSGATWKRSGNRQYSLLFFRKRDSEYLYQTYYSSRPLPPVHIQYTQIPLADLDIRELEPTEAVLAIDFGTSNTTAGAYLHNGYIQAPSSQDLLNGRVRMDAINYVSFPDPTYKDTDWIEVLPTAIGVAECSDPANIRYEFGYEALRSMRRGGYSSRASVFRSMKRWVNNYNKMEEIVDVHGNAAMVSRMDLLRAYMNYIIRTAEHQFKCKFRHVHFTSPVKMKTQFLQMFGEMLPDYRIEQTYALDEGMAVLYNTLADGMERGAFMEGQTYHALVIDCGGGTTDLSSCAFTIEDGHMAYKLDIHTTYENGDTNFGGHNITYRIMQFMKIVFADYYSGRRQVTDIDSLIEAPGADVFRQVDEEGVKSVYQKLEQRYEEAEHIIPTAFARRENRSRDEYLRVRGNFYFLWEIAEEMKQQFFRKTGILRNRFHSEMEGDGDSDLQITTMERWFLSVERNGELKDEYEFPDVVFNIKEITQLIKADIYEVVRKFLDDFYRQGRMNQYSIIKLTGQSCRIDVFREALKEFVPGRSIEFRQKPAEGRVPDLKLACLRGAIRYLSARKTGSVQADITHDAAVIPYTVSAYTHNGREKMLISSLDRSDGIPGSISRPFETAEVELYLSGSDGQLRQKFVYANRPDFYKEVLYEDIRDRYGDKIPQDDTDSIVNGETKFFVFPDDRHWGFHVLPVARRNERLYLGSQKLLPFETDLSELDFFDGMK, encoded by the coding sequence ATGAACGGCTATTCATACCGATTGTATCCTGACGCCACGAGCAGGGAACGTTCCAGAGGAACCATGCGTTATACGCGCGAAGAATTGATGGACATGACCACATTCCAATTACGGAACATTTGTTACAAGGAACGGTTAATTGAGGGATTGGGCCCTCGGACGGAGCGGGAAGAACTGATTCGGATTATTTTAAAATTTCTGGGAGCGGACGATGTATTGTGGATCGATCAGTCTGTTGAAGGTGGATTCGAGCGGATACAAAAGGCTATTTCTCGTCATATGACGGCGCCCATGAGCAGTGATGGAGGCATTAGTGTACCAGCCCGGCTGATTCTGTACGAAGGATTGAACGTGGACAAGCTGGATCGATATGTGGTCACGGCACCGGGTGGATTAACCGAATCCAACGTACTTTTAGTCAATGAGAGCATGGAGCTGTGTGGCATCTTCAACCTGGTTAAGGACGACTCCGTATCGGGAACCTTTTATTTGACGGCAGGAAGTGGGGCGACCTGGAAGAGATCGGGAAACAGACAGTACAGTCTTCTCTTTTTCCGTAAACGCGACTCGGAGTATTTATATCAGACCTATTATTCCAGCAGACCGCTTCCACCGGTTCATATTCAATATACTCAAATCCCACTGGCAGATCTGGACATCCGGGAGCTTGAACCGACAGAAGCAGTGCTTGCAATTGATTTTGGCACCTCCAATACGACGGCAGGCGCCTATTTGCATAACGGTTATATTCAGGCGCCGAGCAGCCAGGATTTGCTGAATGGACGAGTCCGTATGGATGCCATCAACTACGTTTCTTTTCCCGATCCTACATACAAAGATACGGACTGGATCGAGGTCCTTCCTACGGCAATCGGTGTGGCGGAGTGCTCGGATCCAGCAAACATTCGTTACGAGTTCGGCTATGAAGCGCTGCGAAGCATGCGTCGGGGAGGGTACAGCAGCCGGGCGAGTGTCTTCCGCAGCATGAAGCGCTGGGTGAACAATTACAACAAAATGGAAGAAATTGTCGATGTTCATGGCAATGCAGCCATGGTTTCTCGTATGGATCTGCTGCGTGCGTACATGAACTACATCATCCGAACGGCAGAGCATCAGTTCAAGTGCAAGTTTCGGCATGTGCATTTTACCAGTCCCGTGAAGATGAAAACACAGTTTTTGCAGATGTTCGGAGAGATGCTTCCGGATTATCGGATTGAGCAGACGTATGCGCTGGATGAGGGAATGGCTGTGCTCTATAACACCCTTGCTGACGGCATGGAACGTGGTGCTTTCATGGAAGGGCAGACGTACCATGCGCTCGTGATTGATTGTGGAGGTGGAACGACCGATTTGTCTTCCTGTGCCTTTACGATCGAGGACGGACATATGGCGTACAAGCTCGATATCCATACGACCTACGAAAATGGGGACACGAACTTCGGAGGTCACAACATCACCTATCGTATTATGCAATTCATGAAAATTGTATTCGCCGACTACTATAGCGGACGCCGTCAGGTGACGGATATTGATAGTCTGATTGAGGCACCTGGTGCGGATGTGTTCCGTCAGGTGGACGAAGAGGGTGTGAAGTCCGTTTATCAGAAGCTGGAGCAGCGCTATGAGGAGGCAGAACACATCATCCCGACTGCGTTTGCGCGTCGAGAGAACCGTTCACGGGATGAGTATTTGCGGGTAAGAGGAAACTTCTACTTCCTGTGGGAAATCGCAGAAGAGATGAAGCAACAATTTTTCCGCAAAACAGGCATCTTACGTAACCGATTCCACTCGGAGATGGAGGGCGATGGGGACAGTGATCTGCAGATCACCACCATGGAGCGTTGGTTCCTCTCGGTAGAGCGGAATGGGGAGTTGAAGGATGAATATGAGTTCCCCGATGTGGTGTTCAATATCAAGGAAATTACCCAGCTGATTAAGGCTGATATCTATGAGGTAGTCCGCAAGTTTTTGGATGATTTCTACCGTCAGGGACGGATGAACCAGTACTCAATTATCAAGTTGACAGGTCAGTCCTGCCGTATTGATGTATTTCGGGAAGCATTGAAAGAGTTCGTTCCAGGCAGAAGCATTGAGTTTCGGCAAAAACCTGCGGAAGGGCGTGTGCCTGATCTTAAACTTGCCTGCCTTCGAGGGGCGATTCGTTATCTGAGTGCCCGCAAAACAGGAAGCGTTCAAGCCGATATCACGCATGATGCCGCTGTAATTCCGTATACCGTAAGTGCCTACACGCATAATGGACGGGAAAAAATGCTGATCAGCAGTCTGGATCGGAGTGATGGTATTCCCGGTAGCATTTCCCGGCCATTCGAGACGGCAGAAGTGGAGTTGTACCTTAGCGGAAGCGATGGCCAGCTGAGACAAAAATTCGTATATGCGAACCGCCCGGATTTCTATAAAGAGGTACTCTACGAAGACATTCGAGATCGATATGGAGATAAAATTCCGCAAGATGATACGGATTCCATCGTGAATGGAGAGACGAAGTTTTTTGTCTTTCCGGATGATCGTCATTGGGGCTTCCATGTGTTGCCTGTAGCTCGCAGAAATGAACGGCTGTATCTGGGATCGCAGAAGCTGCTTCCGTTTGAGACAGACTTGTCGGAACTGGACTTCTTTGACGGAATGAAGTGA
- a CDS encoding iron-dependent peroxidase, with amino-acid sequence MNYIWDLIIRAKRDGTDLRDVTFVPARVYSPYMELSQTNLNASGVEGTVEVNPYYRFFDIFRDLFDINNEEQVELREALFDLVIHFLADMDLMQGMNKREYYIRFILKDMHSGVYGDRVRRRLELFGQEEQEVIACNMLRLYDTGEAVHLLRDTLVRMFPRSTLYANCEEKDELLLYIGQVERTEAKEKLELILELFLPVRFDTEIYWGHHFGILDVDYTMIQDGIALY; translated from the coding sequence ATGAATTACATCTGGGATCTGATTATTCGAGCTAAACGTGATGGAACCGATCTGCGCGACGTAACCTTTGTGCCAGCACGTGTATATTCGCCTTATATGGAACTTAGCCAGACAAACCTGAATGCTTCAGGCGTGGAAGGTACGGTTGAAGTCAATCCGTATTATCGCTTTTTTGATATTTTCCGGGACCTGTTCGATATCAATAATGAAGAGCAGGTGGAGTTGCGGGAAGCACTCTTTGATCTGGTTATTCATTTTCTGGCGGATATGGATTTGATGCAGGGTATGAACAAGAGGGAGTATTATATTCGCTTCATTCTGAAGGATATGCATTCGGGTGTGTACGGGGATCGGGTTCGACGGCGACTGGAGTTGTTCGGGCAGGAGGAGCAGGAAGTGATCGCCTGCAATATGCTCCGTTTGTATGATACGGGAGAGGCAGTTCATCTGCTGAGGGATACCCTTGTTCGAATGTTCCCGCGTTCAACCCTTTATGCCAATTGTGAGGAAAAGGATGAATTGCTTTTGTATATTGGTCAGGTGGAACGTACGGAAGCGAAGGAGAAGCTGGAACTGATTCTTGAACTCTTTCTGCCGGTTCGTTTCGACACGGAAATATACTGGGGGCATCATTTTGGCATTCTGGATGTGGACTATACGATGATACAGGACGGGATTGCCCTATATTAA
- a CDS encoding normocyte-binding protein, with amino-acid sequence MKDIIRDRLNKMEDLEQRRMLKDLMTGVFLNLVEYQETLNKQIEQRVFDEVVPLEERHDVYVTLCPREDLDPIHEFLYPILPEDAAPQTVYLSEASEALARKEEMNLFTFYMECGQQELQSLLKSNRTFRGEIVTSEGRHAITVRLKSSTAYISKIEELYRVFRKNSLPWKSINAPYVFKFVDCVLVGSDDGAAWDKQHVVKELSIHLEEFESYKRTNMIPLWNIQKLEMKTGGFPVPASDRINYEHVLPLRKTGTEHGYLVDGDESHIRYIKRSEEDITIVSPLEKSDSWTVLKIAGPVATRIGRMDFPLFSNNKREGFAGKYARQEGRSVRSKGEIARMAHAFQAAEGLELEDVKVVPPGPTLGITYPLNGFVSDHVRVEADKHRMILRFSKHGIQPGQAIFLDDLLSFLVSEIQLAFPEYRCEGEWV; translated from the coding sequence ATGAAAGATATTATTCGTGACCGTCTAAACAAGATGGAGGATCTGGAACAACGCCGCATGCTCAAAGACCTCATGACAGGCGTTTTTCTTAATCTTGTGGAGTATCAGGAGACACTAAACAAACAGATCGAGCAACGGGTGTTTGACGAGGTGGTACCGCTGGAGGAACGCCACGATGTATATGTCACATTATGTCCGCGGGAAGATTTGGACCCCATTCATGAATTTCTGTATCCGATTCTTCCGGAGGATGCTGCACCCCAGACTGTTTATTTGAGCGAGGCTTCAGAAGCGCTGGCACGTAAGGAAGAGATGAATTTATTTACGTTCTACATGGAATGTGGGCAACAGGAGCTCCAATCTCTGCTGAAAAGTAATCGGACATTTCGCGGGGAGATTGTAACGAGCGAAGGCAGACATGCCATAACGGTTCGGTTGAAATCAAGTACAGCGTATATCTCCAAAATTGAAGAACTGTACCGGGTATTTCGTAAGAACAGTCTGCCATGGAAATCGATTAATGCACCCTATGTGTTCAAATTCGTTGATTGTGTTCTAGTGGGTTCGGACGATGGAGCTGCATGGGACAAACAGCATGTGGTCAAAGAACTTTCAATCCATTTGGAGGAGTTTGAGTCATACAAAAGAACGAATATGATCCCCCTTTGGAATATTCAGAAGCTTGAGATGAAAACAGGTGGATTCCCTGTCCCGGCTTCGGACCGCATCAATTATGAACATGTGTTGCCGCTCCGCAAAACAGGGACTGAGCACGGATATTTAGTGGATGGAGACGAATCGCATATTCGGTATATCAAAAGATCGGAAGAAGATATCACCATCGTATCTCCGCTGGAGAAATCCGATTCATGGACGGTACTGAAAATAGCCGGCCCCGTTGCAACCCGAATCGGTAGAATGGACTTTCCGCTGTTTTCCAACAACAAACGGGAAGGGTTTGCCGGTAAATATGCGCGTCAGGAAGGACGCTCTGTGCGATCCAAAGGGGAGATTGCCCGCATGGCTCATGCTTTTCAGGCAGCGGAGGGATTGGAACTGGAAGATGTGAAAGTGGTGCCACCTGGCCCCACCTTGGGCATCACGTACCCGCTTAATGGATTTGTTAGCGATCATGTCCGTGTTGAGGCAGATAAACATCGAATGATTTTAAGGTTCAGCAAACACGGAATTCAGCCAGGGCAGGCTATTTTTCTGGATGATTTGCTGAGCTTTCTGGTATCCGAGATCCAGTTGGCTTTCCCTGAATATCGCTGCGAAGGGGAATGGGTGTGA